One Rhodoferax ferrireducens T118 DNA segment encodes these proteins:
- the ugpA gene encoding sn-glycerol-3-phosphate ABC transporter permease UgpA, producing MEKRVFFRSAWLPWVLMAPQVAVIALFFFWPAAQALLQSVQQSDAFGTSVDWVGLDNFRNLWNDDTYLASFYTTAIFSTLVAVLGISVSLLLAVFADRIVKGALAYKTLLIWPYAVAPAVAGVLWLFMFAPSVGVVSYWLRALGVDWNHLLNGTHAMTLVVMASVWKQISYNFLFFLAGLQSIPKSLIEAAAIDGARPWRRFWTMVFPLLSPTTFFLLVINMVYAFFDTFAIIDAATQGGPGKDTAILVYKVYFDGFKAMDMGGSAAQSVVLMVIVVALTVVQFRFVEKKVNY from the coding sequence GTGGAAAAGCGCGTTTTTTTCCGGTCAGCATGGCTGCCCTGGGTGCTGATGGCACCCCAGGTGGCCGTGATTGCGCTATTTTTCTTCTGGCCAGCCGCCCAGGCCCTGCTGCAGTCGGTGCAGCAGTCGGATGCCTTTGGCACTTCGGTCGACTGGGTCGGGCTGGACAATTTCCGCAACCTGTGGAACGACGACACCTACCTGGCATCGTTCTATACCACGGCCATTTTTTCAACCCTGGTGGCCGTGTTGGGCATCAGTGTGTCCTTGCTGCTGGCAGTTTTTGCGGACCGCATCGTCAAAGGTGCGCTGGCGTATAAAACCCTGCTGATCTGGCCCTACGCAGTGGCGCCTGCCGTTGCCGGGGTGTTGTGGCTGTTCATGTTTGCGCCCAGCGTGGGCGTGGTCTCTTACTGGCTGCGCGCGCTCGGCGTCGACTGGAATCATTTGCTCAACGGAACGCACGCCATGACGCTGGTCGTGATGGCGTCGGTGTGGAAGCAGATCTCCTACAACTTTTTGTTCTTTTTGGCGGGCTTGCAAAGCATTCCCAAATCATTGATTGAAGCGGCCGCCATTGACGGCGCGCGCCCCTGGCGACGCTTCTGGACGATGGTGTTCCCGCTGCTCTCACCGACCACGTTTTTTCTGCTGGTCATCAACATGGTCTATGCGTTTTTCGACACCTTTGCCATCATCGATGCCGCCACGCAAGGCGGCCCCGGCAAAGACACCGCCATTCTGGTTTACAAGGTCTACTTTGACGGCTTCAAGGCCATGGACATGGGCGGCTCGGCCGCGCAGTCGGTGGTGCTGATGGTGATTGTGGTGGCGCTGACCGTGGTGCAGTTCCGTTTTGTCGAGAAGAAAGTAAATTACTGA